One region of Trinickia violacea genomic DNA includes:
- a CDS encoding LysR substrate-binding domain-containing protein: MDDYDDSPATLDIWLVRVLRTLLVERSVTQTALRLNQTQPAISTALRKLRETLNDPILVRGKSGMVPTEYGASLLGAAQRALREVDFVATPHGDFDPSRSRRTFRIAAPDYLNDFFMPTLISQFRTAAPNAHLEIDSLNPTLDHEAALDAGELDLVVGNWPKPDPRFARSDLFSDTIVCMMRDDHPLTREPLTRDAYLAAAHLAPTPYSGARRNAIEIGLARAAIARRVVITLPYFGLVPQVLLQSDLIFTTTRRFATHYAAMLPLAVVNAPIPFPRIKCYQMWHPQPDRPSDVEWLRDLMASVSTMLTSRAKKGSAVV, encoded by the coding sequence ATGGACGACTACGACGACAGCCCCGCCACCCTCGATATCTGGCTCGTGCGCGTGTTGCGCACGCTCCTGGTCGAGCGCAGCGTGACGCAGACGGCATTGCGCCTGAATCAGACGCAGCCCGCGATCAGCACGGCGCTGAGGAAGCTGCGCGAGACGCTCAACGACCCGATCCTCGTGCGCGGCAAATCCGGCATGGTGCCGACCGAGTACGGCGCGTCGCTGCTCGGCGCGGCGCAGCGCGCGCTGCGCGAGGTCGATTTCGTCGCGACGCCGCATGGCGATTTCGATCCGTCGCGCTCGCGCCGCACGTTCCGCATCGCCGCGCCCGATTATCTGAACGACTTCTTCATGCCGACGCTGATCTCGCAGTTCAGAACGGCCGCGCCGAACGCGCATCTCGAGATCGACTCGCTGAACCCCACGCTCGACCACGAAGCGGCGCTCGATGCGGGCGAGCTCGATCTGGTCGTCGGCAACTGGCCGAAGCCCGATCCGCGCTTTGCGCGAAGCGATCTGTTCTCCGACACGATCGTCTGCATGATGCGCGACGACCATCCGCTCACGCGCGAGCCGCTCACGCGCGATGCCTATCTCGCCGCCGCCCACCTCGCGCCGACGCCCTACAGCGGCGCACGCCGCAACGCGATCGAAATCGGCTTGGCGCGTGCGGCGATCGCGCGTCGCGTCGTGATCACGCTGCCTTACTTCGGCCTCGTGCCGCAAGTGCTGTTGCAATCGGACCTGATCTTCACGACGACGCGCCGCTTCGCCACGCACTACGCAGCCATGCTGCCGCTCGCGGTCGTGAACGCGCCGATTCCGTTTCCGCGCATCAAGTGCTATCAGATGTGGCATCCGCAGCCGGATCGGCCGAGCGATGTCGAGTGGCTGCGCGATTTGATGGCATCGGTGTCGACGATGCTGACGTCGCGCGCGAAGAAGGGTTCAGCCGTCGTCTGA
- a CDS encoding 2-hydroxychromene-2-carboxylate isomerase, with the protein MSNGKDAAPPLWLYDFISPFSYLLLEQHDQWPGVPFELTPISLYGLYRHWGQRPGYEVPQRRIFTFRYALFRAEQLGIPFKMPPAHPFDSTKALLLATAAQGDLACTRAIFRFIWREGRDPSTDEGFADLCQYAGVPDGERLIALEETKAQLQRNGEEAIRLGIFGVPTFRFNDQLFWGEDALPMVLYCARTPNWLESKEVKRISTLPFGDMP; encoded by the coding sequence ATGTCCAATGGCAAAGACGCCGCGCCGCCGCTGTGGCTCTACGACTTCATCTCGCCGTTCTCGTACCTGCTGCTCGAACAACACGACCAGTGGCCCGGCGTGCCCTTCGAGCTGACGCCGATCTCGCTCTACGGTCTCTATCGCCACTGGGGGCAGCGTCCCGGCTATGAAGTGCCGCAGCGGCGCATCTTCACGTTCCGGTATGCGCTGTTTCGCGCGGAGCAACTGGGCATTCCGTTCAAGATGCCGCCCGCGCACCCGTTCGACTCGACCAAGGCGCTGCTGCTCGCAACCGCCGCGCAGGGCGACCTGGCCTGCACGCGCGCGATCTTCCGCTTCATCTGGCGCGAAGGGCGCGACCCTTCGACGGACGAGGGTTTCGCCGATCTGTGCCAATACGCCGGCGTGCCGGATGGCGAACGCTTGATCGCGCTCGAGGAAACCAAGGCGCAGTTGCAACGCAATGGGGAAGAAGCGATTCGCCTCGGCATCTTCGGCGTGCCGACCTTCCGCTTCAACGACCAGCTGTTCTGGGGCGAAGACGCGCTGCCGATGGTCCTCTACTGCGCGCGCACGCCGAACTGGCTCGAGTCGAAAGAGGTGAAGCGCATCAGCACGCTGCCGTTCGGCGACATGCCTTAA
- a CDS encoding TAXI family TRAP transporter solute-binding subunit: MKPSNGRRRPAPRLVARFVAISWRDLAVSFGPILLVSALAIWLAIRLIQPAPPNTMTVTAGPVGSSFWNAAQKYKTILARNGVTLVVLPSEGSMQNLQRLADPKSNVDVGFVQSGLATADTKGLIAGNTEDLMSLGSVSYVPLVIFYTGQPEARLSEFRGKRIAIGPEGSGTRQLALTLLKANGIVPGGPTELLPLTGDAAAKALTSGEIDVAFLAGDSAQPPVMAALSRTPGIRQYSFTQAEAYARRFPYLTQIDLPMGSFDLGKNLPPATIHTVAPTADLIARDSLHPALSDLLIEAAREVHGRANLLQHAGEFPAPLVHDFPLSDDAARYYKSGKSFLYRTLPFWLASLADRLIVLLVPIIVVLIPGLRLVPSLYAWRVKSRIYRWYGALIAIERGALAETSEAERSVLIEKLDAIEESVNKLKMPLAYADQFYVLREHIGFVRGRLTSGYGQAADERGQSGQSGQSGAQAGAQADEEPDSPAGGEPPAPERHDA, encoded by the coding sequence ATGAAGCCTTCCAACGGCCGCCGCCGACCCGCACCCCGTCTCGTCGCCCGTTTCGTCGCGATCTCCTGGCGCGATCTGGCGGTCTCGTTCGGCCCGATACTCCTCGTCAGCGCGCTCGCCATCTGGCTCGCGATCCGCCTGATCCAGCCCGCGCCGCCCAACACGATGACCGTTACCGCCGGACCGGTCGGCAGCTCGTTCTGGAACGCGGCGCAGAAGTACAAGACCATCCTCGCGCGCAACGGCGTCACGCTCGTCGTGCTCCCGTCGGAAGGCTCGATGCAGAACCTGCAGCGCCTCGCCGATCCCAAGTCGAACGTCGACGTGGGCTTCGTGCAGAGCGGACTCGCGACAGCCGACACGAAGGGCCTCATCGCCGGCAACACCGAAGACCTGATGTCGCTCGGCAGCGTGTCGTACGTGCCGCTCGTGATCTTCTACACAGGGCAGCCCGAAGCGCGGCTTTCGGAGTTCCGCGGCAAGCGCATCGCGATCGGCCCCGAAGGCAGCGGCACGCGCCAGCTTGCGCTGACGCTCCTCAAGGCGAACGGCATCGTGCCCGGCGGGCCGACGGAGCTCTTGCCGCTGACGGGCGACGCCGCCGCGAAGGCGCTGACCTCGGGCGAGATCGACGTCGCGTTCCTCGCCGGCGATTCGGCGCAGCCGCCTGTGATGGCGGCGCTCTCGCGCACGCCCGGCATCCGCCAATACAGTTTCACGCAGGCCGAGGCATACGCGCGGCGCTTTCCGTACCTCACGCAGATCGACCTGCCGATGGGCTCGTTCGATCTCGGCAAGAACCTGCCGCCGGCGACGATCCATACGGTCGCGCCGACTGCCGACCTGATCGCGCGCGATTCGCTCCATCCGGCGCTCTCCGATCTCCTGATCGAAGCGGCGCGCGAAGTCCATGGCCGCGCGAATCTGCTGCAGCACGCGGGCGAATTCCCGGCGCCGCTCGTGCACGACTTCCCGTTGAGCGACGACGCCGCGCGCTACTACAAGTCGGGCAAGAGCTTCCTGTACCGCACGCTGCCGTTCTGGCTCGCAAGCCTTGCCGACCGGCTGATCGTGCTGCTCGTGCCGATCATCGTCGTGCTGATTCCGGGCTTGCGGCTCGTGCCGTCGCTGTACGCCTGGCGCGTGAAGTCGCGGATCTACCGCTGGTACGGCGCGCTGATCGCGATCGAGCGCGGCGCGCTGGCCGAGACCTCGGAGGCCGAGCGCTCGGTGCTGATCGAAAAGCTCGACGCGATCGAGGAGTCGGTCAACAAGCTCAAGATGCCGCTCGCCTATGCCGACCAGTTCTACGTGCTGCGCGAACATATCGGTTTCGTGCGCGGACGGCTCACGTCAGGCTATGGGCAGGCGGCGGACGAGCGCGGCCAAAGCGGCCAAAGCGGCCAAAGCGGCGCGCAGGCCGGCGCGCAGGCGGACGAGGAACCCGACTCGCCAGCTGGCGGCGAGCCGCCGGCGCCCGAACGCCACGACGCATGA
- a CDS encoding BON domain-containing protein encodes MKAVNYLKALGGVACVVLACSAYAQASDTSAAATAPATASAPAAKAVKKANRQLGYTVRKALAKAQGLDVSNISVRARGGAVTLTGTVPDQGQIDTAGDTAKGVKGVTSVTNKLSVMQQ; translated from the coding sequence ATGAAAGCAGTGAATTATCTGAAGGCTTTGGGTGGTGTGGCATGCGTGGTTCTGGCTTGCAGCGCGTACGCGCAAGCCAGCGATACGAGCGCGGCGGCGACGGCGCCCGCAACCGCTTCGGCCCCGGCGGCCAAGGCAGTCAAGAAGGCCAACCGCCAGCTCGGCTACACCGTGCGCAAGGCGCTCGCCAAGGCGCAGGGTCTCGACGTGTCGAACATCTCGGTGCGTGCGCGCGGCGGTGCGGTGACGCTGACCGGCACGGTGCCGGACCAAGGCCAGATCGACACGGCCGGCGACACGGCGAAGGGCGTGAAGGGTGTCACGTCGGTGACGAACAAGCTGTCGGTGATGCAGCAGTAA
- the xdhC gene encoding xanthine dehydrogenase accessory protein XdhC produces MTVLPCVSDVRIGRRGADEPKRPPMHVVLFGAGHVGHALIALLGRLPCVVQWVDERDELFPDEVPANVQIEATDTPDAIVNTAPPGAYFLVMTHNHALDFSLAARIMRRRDFTYFGMIGSKTKRVKFERRLIERGVEPERLVEMTCPIGVAGIVDKAPASIAVAVSAQLLQVRAQLGVEFVKSHPSPEQATPSLSVLS; encoded by the coding sequence ATGACCGTGCTGCCCTGTGTGTCGGACGTGCGCATCGGACGCCGCGGCGCCGACGAGCCGAAGCGTCCGCCGATGCACGTGGTGCTGTTCGGTGCGGGGCACGTGGGTCATGCGCTGATCGCGCTGCTTGGACGTCTGCCGTGCGTCGTGCAGTGGGTCGACGAGCGCGACGAGCTGTTTCCGGACGAAGTGCCCGCCAACGTGCAGATCGAGGCCACCGACACGCCCGACGCCATCGTCAATACGGCGCCGCCGGGCGCGTACTTCCTCGTCATGACGCACAACCACGCGCTCGACTTCTCGCTGGCGGCGCGCATCATGCGGCGGCGCGACTTCACGTACTTCGGGATGATCGGCTCGAAGACCAAGCGCGTGAAGTTCGAGCGGCGCTTGATCGAGCGCGGTGTGGAGCCGGAACGGCTGGTCGAGATGACGTGCCCGATCGGCGTCGCGGGGATCGTCGACAAGGCGCCGGCTTCGATCGCGGTGGCGGTCAGCGCGCAGTTGTTGCAGGTGCGGGCGCAGCTGGGGGTGGAGTTTGTGAAGAGCCATCCTTCACCGGAGCAAGCAACGCCGTCATTGTCTGTACTTTCGTGA
- the xdhB gene encoding xanthine dehydrogenase molybdopterin binding subunit, with protein sequence MNQQAEPFLKELRELDDFKQVHVSRPHESAHLHASGRATYTDDIPLVAGTLHAALGLSTKAHAKIVSMSFDAVRATPGVVAVFTADDIPGHNQCGPIIHDDPILAEGVVQFLGQPMFIVVATSHDIARLAARRATIEYEELPAVLTAQQARAAEQYVLPPMKLARGAAAAKIAHAAHREAGEMLLGGQEQFYLEGQISYAVPKDDEGMHVYCSTQHPSEMQHHVAHALGVASHNVLIECRRMGGGFGGKESQSALFACCAAVAAWKLLCPVKLRPDRDDDMMVTGKRHDFHYAYEVGYSDDGVIDGVSVDMTSRCGFSADLSGPVMTRAVCHFDNAYYFPDIAIEGYCGKTNTQSNTAFRGFGGPQGAFAIEYIIDNVARSLKLDPLDVRRKNLYGKTERNLTPYGQTVEDNVIHELLDELEATSGYRSRRAAVREFNAKNTVLKKGIAITPVKFGIAFNVTHFNQAGALVHIYTDGSVLVNHGGTEMGQGLNTKVAQVVAHELGISFSRVRVTATDTSKVANTSATAASTGSDLNGKAAQDAAGQLRQRLAAFAAMKYGAGEVSANDVRFADDCVVVGEVVVPFEEIIKNAYLARVQLWSDGFYATPKLYWDQKTLQGRPFFYYSYGAAVSEVVIDTLTGEMRVLRADALHDVGASLNPQLDIGQVEGGFIQGMGWLTTEELWWNPGGKLMTHAPSTYKIPTVNDTPPDFRVNLFKNRNAEDSIHRSKAVGEPPLLLPFSVFFAIRDAVAAVGDYEVNPPMNAPATAEEILKAVRAVRASRGAQS encoded by the coding sequence ATGAACCAGCAAGCCGAACCGTTCCTGAAAGAACTGCGCGAACTCGACGACTTCAAGCAAGTCCACGTCTCGCGTCCGCATGAATCCGCGCACCTGCACGCGAGCGGCCGCGCCACCTACACCGACGACATCCCGCTCGTCGCCGGCACGCTGCATGCCGCGCTCGGCCTGTCGACGAAAGCGCACGCGAAGATCGTGTCGATGTCGTTCGACGCGGTGCGCGCGACCCCGGGCGTCGTCGCCGTCTTCACTGCCGACGACATCCCCGGCCACAACCAGTGCGGCCCGATCATCCACGACGATCCGATTCTCGCGGAAGGCGTCGTGCAGTTCCTCGGCCAGCCGATGTTCATCGTCGTCGCGACCTCGCACGACATCGCGCGCCTGGCCGCCCGCCGCGCGACGATCGAATACGAAGAACTGCCCGCGGTGCTGACCGCGCAGCAGGCGCGCGCCGCCGAACAGTACGTGCTGCCGCCGATGAAGCTCGCGCGCGGCGCGGCCGCGGCGAAGATCGCGCATGCCGCGCATCGCGAAGCGGGCGAGATGCTGCTCGGCGGCCAGGAGCAGTTCTACCTCGAAGGCCAGATCTCCTACGCGGTGCCGAAGGACGACGAAGGCATGCACGTCTATTGCTCGACTCAGCACCCGAGCGAAATGCAGCACCACGTCGCGCATGCGCTCGGCGTGGCGTCGCACAACGTGCTGATCGAATGCCGGCGCATGGGCGGCGGCTTCGGCGGCAAGGAATCGCAATCGGCGCTGTTCGCGTGCTGCGCGGCGGTGGCCGCGTGGAAGCTGCTGTGCCCGGTGAAGCTGCGCCCGGATCGCGACGACGACATGATGGTCACCGGCAAGCGTCACGATTTCCACTACGCGTACGAAGTCGGCTACAGCGACGACGGCGTGATCGACGGCGTCTCGGTCGACATGACTTCGCGCTGCGGTTTCTCGGCGGACCTCTCGGGCCCGGTGATGACGCGCGCCGTCTGCCACTTCGACAACGCGTACTACTTCCCGGACATCGCGATCGAGGGCTACTGCGGCAAGACCAACACGCAGTCGAACACCGCGTTCCGCGGCTTCGGCGGTCCGCAAGGCGCGTTCGCGATCGAATACATCATCGACAACGTCGCGCGCTCGTTGAAGCTCGATCCGCTCGACGTGCGCCGCAAGAACCTTTACGGCAAGACCGAGCGCAATCTGACGCCGTATGGCCAGACTGTCGAAGACAACGTGATCCACGAGCTGCTCGACGAGCTCGAAGCGACGAGCGGCTACCGCAGCCGCCGCGCGGCCGTGCGGGAGTTCAACGCGAAGAACACGGTGCTCAAGAAGGGCATCGCGATCACGCCGGTCAAGTTCGGCATCGCGTTCAACGTGACGCACTTCAACCAGGCCGGCGCGCTGGTTCACATCTACACGGACGGCTCGGTGCTCGTGAACCACGGCGGCACGGAGATGGGGCAGGGCCTCAATACGAAGGTTGCGCAGGTCGTCGCGCATGAGCTCGGTATCAGCTTCTCGCGCGTGCGCGTGACCGCGACCGACACGAGCAAGGTTGCGAACACGTCCGCGACGGCCGCGTCCACCGGTTCGGACTTGAACGGCAAGGCCGCGCAGGATGCGGCCGGTCAACTGCGCCAGCGTTTGGCGGCGTTCGCGGCGATGAAGTACGGCGCGGGCGAGGTGAGCGCGAACGACGTGCGCTTTGCCGACGATTGCGTGGTGGTGGGCGAAGTCGTGGTGCCGTTCGAGGAGATCATCAAGAACGCCTACCTCGCGCGCGTGCAACTGTGGTCGGATGGCTTCTACGCGACGCCGAAGCTCTACTGGGATCAGAAGACGCTGCAAGGCCGGCCGTTCTTCTACTACTCGTATGGCGCGGCGGTGTCGGAAGTCGTGATCGATACGCTGACCGGCGAAATGCGCGTGCTGCGCGCCGATGCGCTCCACGACGTGGGCGCGTCGCTGAATCCGCAGCTCGACATCGGCCAGGTGGAAGGCGGCTTCATCCAGGGCATGGGCTGGCTCACGACCGAGGAGCTGTGGTGGAACCCGGGCGGCAAGTTGATGACGCACGCGCCGTCCACCTACAAGATCCCGACGGTCAACGACACGCCGCCCGATTTCCGCGTGAACCTGTTCAAGAATCGCAATGCCGAGGACAGCATCCACCGCTCGAAGGCGGTCGGCGAGCCGCCGCTCTTGCTGCCGTTCTCCGTGTTCTTCGCGATCCGCGATGCGGTGGCGGCCGTCGGCGACTACGAAGTGAATCCGCCGATGAACGCGCCGGCGACCGCCGAGGAAATTTTGAAGGCGGTGAGGGCGGTGCGTGCATCGCGTGGAGCGCAATCGTGA
- the xdhA gene encoding xanthine dehydrogenase small subunit — protein MSQPIRFYHRNAIREVSDAPVTRTVLQYLREDAHCTGTKEGCAEGDCGACTVVVGERNEAGGVSFKAVNACIQFLPTLDGKALFTVEDLRQPDGSLHPVQEAMVECHGSQCGFCTPGFVMSMWSLYEKHGHETRETSCAGKTVPSRQEINDALTGNLCRCTGYRPIVDAAVRMFDARPKAPVDVDALAHKLASLQRGETFHYEHGAQAFDAPRTVAELARIKEAKPATRILAGSTDIGLWVTKQMRELGDIVYVGQVEALQKLETSADWIELGAGVTVERAYAELATHYPELTEMWKRFASLPIRNAGTLGGNVANGSPIGDSMPGLIALGARVIVRGGEIEREMPLEDLYLAYQKKDMAEHEFVVGLKVPTRTGARKNLQFRTYKLSKRFDSDISAVCAAFSFIADGDVIREPRIAFGGMAATPKRATNTEGVLNGADWHEATAQAAMQALALDYAPLTDMRATNAYRLETAQNLLYRFWLETRPIDPLTAEALNVRFVEAEAASV, from the coding sequence ATGAGCCAGCCAATCCGCTTCTATCATCGCAACGCGATCCGCGAAGTCAGCGACGCACCCGTCACCCGCACCGTCCTGCAATATCTGCGCGAAGACGCGCACTGCACCGGCACCAAGGAAGGCTGCGCGGAAGGCGACTGCGGCGCGTGCACGGTGGTCGTGGGCGAGCGCAACGAGGCGGGCGGCGTGAGCTTCAAGGCGGTCAACGCGTGCATCCAGTTTCTGCCGACGCTCGACGGCAAGGCGCTGTTCACCGTCGAAGACCTGCGCCAGCCGGATGGTTCGCTGCACCCGGTGCAGGAAGCGATGGTGGAATGTCACGGTTCGCAGTGCGGCTTCTGCACCCCGGGCTTCGTGATGTCGATGTGGTCGCTCTACGAAAAGCACGGCCATGAGACGCGCGAGACGAGCTGCGCCGGTAAGACGGTTCCGTCGCGCCAGGAAATCAACGACGCGCTGACCGGCAACCTGTGCCGCTGCACCGGCTACCGTCCGATCGTCGATGCGGCGGTGCGCATGTTCGACGCGCGGCCGAAAGCGCCCGTCGACGTCGACGCGCTCGCGCACAAGCTCGCGAGCCTGCAGCGCGGCGAGACGTTCCACTACGAGCATGGGGCCCAAGCGTTCGACGCGCCGCGCACGGTCGCCGAACTCGCCCGCATCAAGGAGGCGAAGCCCGCCACGCGGATTCTCGCGGGCAGCACCGATATCGGCCTGTGGGTGACGAAGCAGATGCGCGAGCTCGGCGACATCGTTTATGTCGGCCAGGTCGAAGCGCTGCAGAAGCTGGAGACGTCGGCGGATTGGATCGAGCTCGGCGCCGGCGTGACGGTCGAGCGCGCGTATGCCGAGCTGGCCACGCACTACCCCGAGCTGACCGAGATGTGGAAGCGCTTCGCGTCGCTGCCGATCCGCAACGCGGGCACGCTCGGCGGCAACGTCGCGAACGGCTCCCCGATCGGCGATTCGATGCCGGGCCTGATCGCGCTCGGCGCGCGCGTGATCGTGCGCGGCGGCGAGATCGAGCGCGAGATGCCGCTCGAAGACCTCTACCTCGCGTATCAGAAGAAGGACATGGCCGAGCACGAGTTCGTCGTCGGCCTGAAGGTGCCGACCCGCACCGGCGCGCGCAAGAACCTGCAGTTCCGCACGTACAAGCTGAGCAAGCGCTTCGACTCCGACATCTCGGCCGTGTGCGCGGCGTTCTCGTTCATCGCCGACGGCGACGTGATCCGCGAGCCGCGCATCGCATTCGGCGGGATGGCCGCTACCCCGAAGCGCGCGACGAACACCGAAGGGGTGCTGAACGGCGCCGACTGGCACGAGGCCACCGCGCAAGCAGCGATGCAGGCGCTCGCGCTGGACTACGCGCCGCTCACCGACATGCGCGCGACCAACGCCTATCGCCTGGAGACTGCGCAGAACCTGCTGTACCGCTTCTGGCTCGAAACGCGCCCGATCGATCCGCTGACGGCGGAAGCCCTCAACGTGCGCTTCGTAGAAGCCGAAGCCGCGAGCGTTTAA
- a CDS encoding MFS transporter has translation MPADSAASSRKSGNDFATTLKIIPVVFFTFLCYLTIGVPLAVLPGFVHTDLGFSAVLAGAAISVQYFATLASRPLAGRSADTLGPKRTVSIGLIGCGASGVLLLAAVLCKDWPFVSLAILVLSRLVLGFGESLCGTGAILWGIGRVGTSHNAKVISWNGIATYGALAIGAPLGVALSHAFGPVTLGVFITALAAIGYALAQRIAPVPLVHGERMSYASVFTRVLPHGIGLALGSAGFGSIATFITLFYAARHWPNAALSLTVFGTMFVGARLLFANTIKTYGGFRVAIVSFCFECAGLLMLWLAPVPHVALAGAALTGFGFALVFPALGVEAVGLVPPASRGAALSAYSVFLDLSLGITGPLAGYVAGEFGYESVFLFAAIAAAAAVVLSTSLYLRNARVPNAPAAL, from the coding sequence ATGCCCGCCGATTCCGCCGCCTCATCTCGCAAATCCGGCAACGACTTTGCGACGACCCTGAAGATCATTCCGGTCGTTTTCTTCACGTTTCTTTGCTATTTGACGATCGGCGTGCCGCTCGCCGTGCTGCCCGGCTTCGTGCACACGGATCTCGGCTTCAGCGCGGTGCTCGCGGGCGCGGCGATCAGCGTGCAGTACTTCGCGACGCTCGCCTCGCGGCCGCTCGCGGGCCGCTCGGCCGATACGCTCGGGCCGAAGCGGACGGTGTCGATCGGTCTGATTGGCTGCGGCGCGAGCGGCGTGCTGCTGCTCGCCGCCGTGCTGTGCAAGGACTGGCCTTTCGTGAGCCTCGCGATCCTGGTGCTGAGCCGCCTCGTGCTCGGCTTCGGCGAAAGCCTGTGCGGCACCGGGGCGATCCTGTGGGGGATCGGACGCGTCGGCACCTCGCACAACGCAAAAGTGATTTCGTGGAATGGCATCGCCACGTACGGCGCGCTCGCGATCGGCGCGCCGCTCGGCGTCGCGCTGTCGCATGCGTTCGGGCCCGTGACGCTCGGCGTCTTCATCACCGCGCTTGCCGCCATCGGCTACGCGCTTGCGCAGAGAATCGCCCCGGTGCCGCTCGTGCACGGCGAGCGCATGTCGTATGCGAGCGTGTTCACGCGCGTGCTTCCGCACGGCATCGGGCTCGCGCTCGGCTCAGCCGGCTTCGGTTCGATCGCGACGTTCATCACGCTCTTCTATGCGGCGCGGCATTGGCCGAACGCCGCGCTGTCGCTGACGGTGTTCGGCACGATGTTCGTCGGCGCGCGCCTCTTGTTCGCAAATACGATCAAGACGTACGGCGGTTTCCGCGTGGCGATCGTGTCGTTCTGCTTCGAATGCGCCGGCCTCTTGATGTTGTGGCTCGCGCCGGTGCCGCACGTCGCGCTCGCAGGCGCCGCGCTGACCGGCTTCGGCTTCGCGCTGGTGTTCCCGGCCCTAGGCGTCGAGGCGGTCGGCCTCGTGCCGCCGGCAAGCCGTGGGGCGGCGCTGTCGGCGTACTCGGTGTTTCTCGATCTGTCGCTCGGGATTACGGGGCCGCTCGCGGGGTATGTCGCGGGCGAGTTCGGGTATGAGTCGGTGTTCCTGTTCGCGGCCATTGCGGCGGCGGCCGCGGTGGTGCTGTCGACGAGCCTCTATCTGCGCAACGCGCGCGTGCCGAATGCGCCTGCGGCGCTGTGA
- a CDS encoding cupin domain-containing protein produces the protein MLTNLFSGLPSAVDLAAEETFEELLSRPGVRIERIVSGGQCSPPGFWYCQPQGEWVVVLAGSAGLLLEGETKERVLHAGDYVDIPANCRHRVEWTDEDIPTIWLAVHYGAA, from the coding sequence ATGCTCACCAACCTATTCAGCGGGCTTCCGTCGGCCGTCGATCTGGCGGCCGAAGAAACGTTCGAGGAATTGCTGAGCCGGCCGGGCGTGCGCATCGAGCGCATCGTGTCGGGCGGCCAGTGCAGTCCGCCGGGATTTTGGTATTGCCAGCCGCAGGGCGAGTGGGTGGTCGTGCTCGCGGGCTCGGCTGGCTTGTTGCTGGAGGGGGAGACTAAAGAACGCGTGCTGCATGCCGGCGATTACGTCGATATTCCGGCCAATTGCCGCCATCGGGTGGAGTGGACCGATGAGGACATCCCGACGATCTGGCTCGCCGTGCACTATGGCGCGGCGTAA
- a CDS encoding type II toxin-antitoxin system RelE/ParE family toxin produces the protein MEYVAQDSPSAAIDIDEAIEQQVESLIHFPELGRRGRVPGTCELVVARTPYIAVYALDLERSVISVIRVLHGARQWPPERG, from the coding sequence ATGGAGTACGTCGCGCAAGACAGCCCGTCGGCTGCGATTGATATCGATGAAGCGATCGAACAGCAGGTCGAGAGCCTGATCCATTTTCCGGAACTGGGCCGGCGTGGACGGGTGCCGGGTACCTGCGAACTCGTGGTTGCCCGCACGCCGTATATCGCTGTCTATGCGCTCGATCTCGAGCGGTCGGTCATCAGCGTCATCCGGGTTCTGCACGGCGCGCGGCAGTGGCCGCCGGAACGCGGGTGA